A single region of the Ctenopharyngodon idella isolate HZGC_01 chromosome 21, HZGC01, whole genome shotgun sequence genome encodes:
- the LOC127503814 gene encoding serine/threonine-protein kinase pim-2-like isoform X9 — protein sequence MLYCFILVYRRISMAHMSERGGQDHRRREWQSGSQQRPDDGRPSTSSKLSRRDSLSEDNVVRRFSRESISLSSRGSYSVEWRWSGDISDSPSEQESCSSICLSRSDSLEGWTCPPLPGQVPLEPPETSHGRTAPGARESPPVTKSSTEKPTECRKRKGFGSFWKRLWKALKLPFCCCFHCSSVDVVEPFVPPSDLESEIDPEPSSPAPDHSGVKPYNESFESLYYVGKMIGSGTFGSVFEGTRKFDGKKVAIKRMRKFDNFLYLDIPGHPEPLITEVALLLMMRREPISPYVIQLYEWFEHPRKFTLVMEYPEPCESLLDFIDRNPQLDETIARVFMRQAVLAVQHCIEHDVFHNDIHADNFLLKHTLEIKLIDFGCGQLFSSDGYETDTYVGIQDHCPPEVFTDPRFHAVPANVWALGVMLYKMVNACPPFRNRREITQAKVTFQSSNLSKECSDLISQCLARDPTKRPTLEQMLQHKWIRNDLD from the exons atgttgtattgttttattttagtttacagGAGGATATCGATGGCTCACATGAGTGAAAGAGGAG GTCAGGATCACCGGAGGAGGGAGTGGCAGAGCGGCAGCCAGCAGAGGCCAGATGATGGACGTCCGTCCACTTCATCTAAACTCTCTCGCAGAG ATTCCCTCTCTGAGGACAATGTAGTGAGGCGGTTCAGCAGAGAGTCCATCAGCCTTAGCAGCAGAGGCTCGTACAGCGTCGAATGGAGGTGGAGTGGTGATATTTCGGACAGCCCAAGCGAACAGGAGAGTTGCAGCAGCATCTGTTTGTCCAGGTCCGACAGCCTCGAAGGGTGGACGTGCCCTCCGCTGCCAGGTCAAGTTCCTCTTGAGCCACCAGAGACTTCACATGGACGAACTGCTCCGGGAGCCAGGGAATCTCCTCCTGTGACCAAGAGCTCAACAG AAAAACCTACAGAATGCAGGAAGAGGAAAGGATTTGGTTCTTTCTGGAAGAGGCTATGGAAGGCTCTGAAGCTTCCTTTCTGCTGCTGTTTCCACTGCAGTTCTGTGGATGTTGTGGAGCCTTTTGTCCCTCCATCAGATCTGGAGTCTGAGATTGATCCTGAGCCGTCATCACCTGCACCAGATCACTCCGGCGTCAAGCCATATAATG AGTCCTTTGAGTCTCTCTACTACGTGGGAAAGATGATCGGATCCGGAACATTTGGCAGTGTGTTCGAGGGAACACGCAAATTTGATGGCAAAAAG gttGCCATCAAACGGATGCGCAAGTTTGACAACTTTCTTTATCTTGATATC CCTGGGCATCCTGAACCTCTCATTACAGAAGTGGCGCTGCTGCTAATGATGAGGCGAGAACCCATAAGCCCCTACGTCATTCAACTCTACGAGTGGTTCGAACACCCTCGAAAATTCACTCTGGTTATGGAGTACCCCGAACCCTGCGAGAGCTTGCTGGACTTCATCGATCGCAATCCTCAGCTGGATGAAACAATAGCTCGGGTCTTCATGCGTCAGGCTGTGCTGGCAGTACAACACTGCATCGAGCATGATGTTTTCCACAATGACATTCATGCGGACAATTTCCTGTTGAAGCACACGTTAGAGATCAAGCTGATAGACTTTGGCTGCGGTCAGCTATTTAGTAGCGATGGCTACGAGACCGACACATACGTTG GAATACAGGATCACTGCCCACCTGAAGTCTTCACAGATCCTCGATTCCACGCCGTCCCAGCAAATGTCTGGGCTCTAGGAGTGATGTTGTATAAGATGGTGAACGCTTGTCCTCCTTTTCGCAACAGAAGGGAAATCACACAAGCCAAAGTTACATTTCAGAGCTCCAACTTATCCAAAG AATGCAGTGATCTGATTAGCCAGTGCCTCGCCCGGGATCCAACTAAACGGCCGACGTTAGAGCAGATGTTACAACATAAGTGGATTAGGAATGATCTAGATTGA
- the LOC127503814 gene encoding serine/threonine-protein kinase pim-2-like isoform X12 gives MLYCFILVYRRISMAHMSERGGQDHRRREWQSGSQQRPDDGRPSTSSKLSRRDSLSEDNVVRRFSRESISLSSRGSYSVEWRWSGDISDSPSEQESCSSICLSRSDSLEGWTCPPLPGQVPLEPPETSHGRTAPGARESPPVTKSSTEKPTECRKRKGFGSFWKRLWKALKLPFCCCFHCSSVDVVEPFVPPSDLESEIDPEPSSPAPDHSGVKPYNESFESLYYVGKMIGSGTFGSVFEGTRKFDGKKVAIKRMRKFDNFLYLDIPGHPEPLITEVALLLMMRREPISPYVIQLYEWFEHPRKFTLVMEYPEPCESLLDFIDRNPQLDETIARVFMRQAVLAVQHCIEHDVFHNDIHADNFLLKHTLEIKLIDFGCGQLFSSDGYETDTYVGIQDHCPPEVFTDPRFHAVPANVWALGVMLYKMVNACPPFRNRREITQAKVTFQSSNLSKECSDLISQCLARDPTKRPTLEQMLQHKWIRNDLD, from the exons atgttgtattgttttattttagtttacagGAGGATATCGATGGCTCACATGAGTGAAAGAGGAG GTCAGGATCACCGGAGGAGGGAGTGGCAGAGCGGCAGCCAGCAGAGGCCAGATGATGGACGTCCGTCCACTTCATCTAAACTCTCTCGCAGAG ATTCCCTCTCTGAGGACAATGTAGTGAGGCGGTTCAGCAGAGAGTCCATCAGCCTTAGCAGCAGAGGCTCGTACAGCGTCGAATGGAGGTGGAGTGGTGATATTTCGGACAGCCCAAGCGAACAGGAGAGTTGCAGCAGCATCTGTTTGTCCAGGTCCGACAGCCTCGAAGGGTGGACGTGCCCTCCGCTGCCAGGTCAAGTTCCTCTTGAGCCACCAGAGACTTCACATGGACGAACTGCTCCGGGAGCCAGGGAATCTCCTCCTGTGACCAAGAGCTCAACAG AAAAACCTACAGAATGCAGGAAGAGGAAAGGATTTGGTTCTTTCTGGAAGAGGCTATGGAAGGCTCTGAAGCTTCCTTTCTGCTGCTGTTTCCACTGCAGTTCTGTGGATGTTGTGGAGCCTTTTGTCCCTCCATCAGATCTGGAGTCTGAGATTGATCCTGAGCCGTCATCACCTGCACCAGATCACTCCGGCGTCAAGCCATATAATG AGTCCTTTGAGTCTCTCTACTACGTGGGAAAGATGATCGGATCCGGAACATTTGGCAGTGTGTTCGAGGGAACACGCAAATTTGATGGCAAAAAG gttGCCATCAAACGGATGCGCAAGTTTGACAACTTTCTTTATCTTGATATC CCTGGGCATCCTGAACCTCTCATTACAGAAGTGGCGCTGCTGCTAATGATGAGGCGAGAACCCATAAGCCCCTACGTCATTCAACTCTACGAGTGGTTCGAACACCCTCGAAAATTCACTCTGGTTATGGAGTACCCCGAACCCTGCGAGAGCTTGCTGGACTTCATCGATCGCAATCCTCAGCTGGATGAAACAATAGCTCGGGTCTTCATGCGTCAGGCTGTGCTGGCAGTACAACACTGCATCGAGCATGATGTTTTCCACAATGACATTCATGCGGACAATTTCCTGTTGAAGCACACGTTAGAGATCAAGCTGATAGACTTTGGCTGCGGTCAGCTATTTAGTAGCGATGGCTACGAGACCGACACATACGTTG GAATACAGGATCACTGCCCACCTGAAGTCTTCACAGATCCTCGATTCCACGCCGTCCCAGCAAATGTCTGGGCTCTAGGAGTGATGTTGTATAAGATGGTGAACGCTTGTCCTCCTTTTCGCAACAGAAGGGAAATCACACAAGCCAAAGTTACATTTCAGAGCTCCAACTTATCCAAAG
- the LOC127503814 gene encoding serine/threonine-protein kinase prk-2-like isoform X1 codes for MLYCFILVYRRISMAHMSERGGQDHRRREWQSGSQQRPDDGRPSTSSKLSRRDSLSEDNVVRRFSRESISLSSRGSYSVEWRWSGDISDSPSEQESCSSICLSRSDSLEGWTCPPLPGQVPLEPPETSHGRTAPGARESPPVTKSSTEKPTECRKRKGFGSFWKRLWKALKLPFCCCFHCSSVDVVEPFVPPSDLESEIDPEPSSPAPDHSGVKPYNESFESLYYVGKMIGSGTFGSVFEGTRKFDGKKVAIKRMRKFDNFLYLDIPGHPEPLITEVALLLMMRREPISPYVIQLYEWFEHPRKFTLVMEYPEPCESLLDFIDRNPQLDETIARVFMRQAVLAVQHCIEHDVFHNDIHADNFLLKHTLEIKLIDFGCGQLFSSDGYETDTYVGIQDHCPPEVFTDPRFHAVPANVWALGVMLYKMVNACPPFRNRREITQAKVTFQSSNLSKGNNLSSRLDTKPEVQLQPDWELRACPRLNKNTRDCKTGKKSSCHHSHICFVLKIILLCFFFEVKTSHLYLYSTLYMTNLYI; via the exons atgttgtattgttttattttagtttacagGAGGATATCGATGGCTCACATGAGTGAAAGAGGAG GTCAGGATCACCGGAGGAGGGAGTGGCAGAGCGGCAGCCAGCAGAGGCCAGATGATGGACGTCCGTCCACTTCATCTAAACTCTCTCGCAGAG ATTCCCTCTCTGAGGACAATGTAGTGAGGCGGTTCAGCAGAGAGTCCATCAGCCTTAGCAGCAGAGGCTCGTACAGCGTCGAATGGAGGTGGAGTGGTGATATTTCGGACAGCCCAAGCGAACAGGAGAGTTGCAGCAGCATCTGTTTGTCCAGGTCCGACAGCCTCGAAGGGTGGACGTGCCCTCCGCTGCCAGGTCAAGTTCCTCTTGAGCCACCAGAGACTTCACATGGACGAACTGCTCCGGGAGCCAGGGAATCTCCTCCTGTGACCAAGAGCTCAACAG AAAAACCTACAGAATGCAGGAAGAGGAAAGGATTTGGTTCTTTCTGGAAGAGGCTATGGAAGGCTCTGAAGCTTCCTTTCTGCTGCTGTTTCCACTGCAGTTCTGTGGATGTTGTGGAGCCTTTTGTCCCTCCATCAGATCTGGAGTCTGAGATTGATCCTGAGCCGTCATCACCTGCACCAGATCACTCCGGCGTCAAGCCATATAATG AGTCCTTTGAGTCTCTCTACTACGTGGGAAAGATGATCGGATCCGGAACATTTGGCAGTGTGTTCGAGGGAACACGCAAATTTGATGGCAAAAAG gttGCCATCAAACGGATGCGCAAGTTTGACAACTTTCTTTATCTTGATATC CCTGGGCATCCTGAACCTCTCATTACAGAAGTGGCGCTGCTGCTAATGATGAGGCGAGAACCCATAAGCCCCTACGTCATTCAACTCTACGAGTGGTTCGAACACCCTCGAAAATTCACTCTGGTTATGGAGTACCCCGAACCCTGCGAGAGCTTGCTGGACTTCATCGATCGCAATCCTCAGCTGGATGAAACAATAGCTCGGGTCTTCATGCGTCAGGCTGTGCTGGCAGTACAACACTGCATCGAGCATGATGTTTTCCACAATGACATTCATGCGGACAATTTCCTGTTGAAGCACACGTTAGAGATCAAGCTGATAGACTTTGGCTGCGGTCAGCTATTTAGTAGCGATGGCTACGAGACCGACACATACGTTG GAATACAGGATCACTGCCCACCTGAAGTCTTCACAGATCCTCGATTCCACGCCGTCCCAGCAAATGTCTGGGCTCTAGGAGTGATGTTGTATAAGATGGTGAACGCTTGTCCTCCTTTTCGCAACAGAAGGGAAATCACACAAGCCAAAGTTACATTTCAGAGCTCCAACTTATCCAAAG GAAATAACTTGAGCTCGAGACTTGACACGAAGCCTGAAGTCCAACTCCAACCTGACTGGGAACTCAGAGCCTGTCCACGTCTGAACAAGAACACGAGAGACTGCAAGACTGGGAAGAAGTCATCATGTCATCACAGCCACATTTGCTtcgttttaaaaattattttgctttgttttttttttgaagtcaagacaagtcatctttatttatatagcaccttatATATGACCAATCTGTATATATGA